Proteins from one Anthonomus grandis grandis chromosome 8, icAntGran1.3, whole genome shotgun sequence genomic window:
- the LOC126739044 gene encoding kelch-like protein 10 — MSSKKSTQYWRNKHHNSRRKPSISSRKKCNCLKKHHTTQSLVFPSIWKKLRENNQLCDGKVQCEDGVVFNIHRIILSAVSPYFRALFTNSNNRGCPEIKDANVQISSGAFKVIIDYAYTGNCVINKSNVFEVLKYADRYEILDVVENCCEFLVDHLDPNNCLQVLKFAMEFGHCHLIQQVKIYLHQHFPNIFKDNEEFCNLSFYHLKQILSDDCLNVKSEEIVFEAIKTWVSSALCNRKKYLPELIKCVRLGHLSKEKIAKIAYWPTIQADPASSLYITDILGKISDYGDIDAKPLSSYLLRPRIPYDILFAIGGWSAGSPTSFIETYDNRADKWLVSKDTDVLARAYHGICTYNGKIYIIGGFDGNEYFNTVRCYDPATHIWHDCACMYHSRCYVSVVLCNNKVYAMGGYNGRSRMNSAERFDPKANFWEVITPMQRQRSDASAAALHDKVYIVGGFNGQEVMNSAEMFDPSTNQWSCIPKMISARSGVSLLAYHDALYAIGGFNGYTRLASTEKYIPDKSTTWIEVSGMMTPRSNFGTVILDDYIYVIGGFNGSTTINYVEYYDRELDEWMDAASMNLNRSALCACVISGLPNSKDYSFLDRSQKQQNEDVKGNCKV, encoded by the coding sequence ATGTCCAGCAAGAAAAGCACCCAATACTGGCGTAACAAACACCATAATAGCAGACGCAAACCCTCAATTTCATCAAGGAAAAAATGCAATTGTCTTAAGAAACACCATACGACCCAATCCCTAGTGTTCCCATCCATATGGAAAAAACTACGAGAGAATAATCAGCTTTGCGACGGAAAAGTCCAATGCGAAGACGGTGTAGTGTTCAATATACATCGTATTATTCTGTCTGCAGTAAGTCCGTATTTCCGAGCCCTTTTTACCAATTCAAACAACAGGGGATGCCCGGAAATAAAAGATGCGAACGTGCAGATTTCCAGTGGCGCGTTTAAAGTCATTATCGATTACGCGTACACTGGAAATTGTGTTATTAACAAATCCAACGTTTTTGAAGTATTAAAGTACGCGGATCGATATGAAATACTCGATGTGGTGGAAAATTGCTGCGAATTCCTCGTGGATCATCTTGATCCGAATAATTGCTTGCAAGTCTTAAAGTTTGCCATGGAATTTGGACATTGTCATCTAATTCAGCAAGTTAAAATTTACTTGCACCAGcattttccaaatatatttaaagataaCGAGGAGTTTTGCAACTTGTCTTTTTATCATCTTAAGCAAATCCTCTCTGATGATTGCTTGAATGTTAAATCGGAAGAAATAGTCTTTGAGGCCATTAAGACGTGGGTCAGTTCAGCACTGTGCAATCGTAAAAAGTATTTACCGGAGTTAATTAAATGTGTTAGGTTAGGACATCTTTCCAaagaaaaaattgcaaaaattgctTACTGGCCAACAATACAAGCTGATCCGGCATCATCCTTATATATAACTGATATATTAGGCAAAATTAGTGATTATGGTGATATCGATGCTAAGCCACTGAGCAGTTATCTTTTGCGACCAAGAATTCCATATGACATACTTTTCGCTATCGGAGGCTGGAGTGCTGGCAGCCCAACAAGTTTTATAGAAACATACGATAATAGGGCTGATAAGTGGTTGGTTTCCAAGGATACAGATGTTCTAGCTCGGGCTTATCATGGAATATGTACCTATAATGGTAAAATCTACATCATAGGGGGTTTTGATGGTAATGAGTACTTTAACACCGTCAGATGCTATGATCCAGCCACTCACATTTGGCACGACTGTGCCTGCATGTACCACTCGCGGTGCTATGTAAGTGTGGTGCTTTGCAATAATAAAGTTTATGCAATGGGCGGTTATAATGGAAGAAGTCGAATGAATTCTGCTGAAAGATTTGATCCAAAAGCTAATTTTTGGGAGGTGATAACACCTATGCAAAGGCAAAGATCCGATGCCAGTGCTGCTGCTTTACATGATAAAGTTTATATTGTAGGAGGTTTTAATGGCCAAGAAGTGATGAATTCAGCAGAAATGTTTGATCCTTCCACCAACCAATGGTCATGTATTCCCAAAATGATATCAGCCAGATCTGGCGTGAGTTTACTGGCGTACCATGATGCTCTATATGCAATTGGAGGCTTTAATGGTTACACAAGATTGGCCTCTACTGAAAAATATATTCCAGACAAGAGTACGACATGGATAGAAGTATCAGGCATGATGACTCCCAGAAGCAACTTCGGAACTGTTATTTTGGACGATTATATTTACGTTATAGGGGGCTTTAACGGGTCCACCACCATAAACTACGTGGAATATTATGATCGCGAATTAGATGAATGGATGGATGCAGCATCGATGAATCTTAATCGCTCGGCACTTTGCGCTTGCGTCATAAGCGGCCTTCCAAACTCTAAAGACTATTCGTTCCTGGATCGTAGCCAGAAGCAGCAAAACGAAGATGTCAAAGGGAATTGCaaagtttaa